A part of Vicia villosa cultivar HV-30 ecotype Madison, WI unplaced genomic scaffold, Vvil1.0 ctg.000114F_1_1, whole genome shotgun sequence genomic DNA contains:
- the LOC131624349 gene encoding uncharacterized protein LOC131624349: MEKEEEDRRREAAISSSPCLQPNFNPKGVTQDQLSKFRELHRKRLQLKSKSKFKTKPKDESKRKAQGNDPYRNKSGAQGFKVDNKEQSILNNLESFDSRNEDSKSSASVPSTSKKQKLHWGLDTKERWERKSNM, encoded by the exons AtggaaaaggaagaagaagatcgtAGAAGAGAAGCAGCAATTTCATCATCACCTTGTTTACAACCCAATTTCAACCCCAAAGGCGTTACTCAAGATCAACTTTCCAAGTTTCGT GAACTGCATAGGAAGCGCTTACAATTAAAGTCTAAATCAAAGTTTAAGACAAAACCCAaag ATGAGTCAAAGAGGAAGGCACAAGGAAATGATCCATATAGAAATAAGAGTGGAGCTCAAGGATTCAAAGTTGATAACAAAGAACAAAGCATCTTGAATAATCTCGAAAGCTTTGATTCGAGAAATGAAGACTCGAAGAGTAGTGCATCTGTTCCTTCTACATCAAAGAAGCAAAAATTGCATTGGGG